The nucleotide window ATACAGGATGTGCACCTACAATAGGGCGTCCAGGACACAATCATCTGGCGATGGACTAAGGATGGGAATTACTCCACCCGCTCGGCCTACATAATTCAGTTCAAAGGCTCGCTCGTCCCCTTTCGTACGGATTTGATTTGGAAAGCGCATGTGGAGAACAGATGCAAGATCTTCGCCTGGATCTTAGTGCAGGATAAAATTCTAACGGCACAAAACCTACAAAGGAGAGGGTGGCCACACCAACAACAATGTGTGCTGTGCAACGGCCCCTTAGAGACCGCCCTCCACCTGTGCCTATGTTGCCCTTTTGCAAAGGCGGTTTGGGATCAAATCCTCTCGTGGGAAAACTTCACTCAACTTCAACAGCAACCTCAGGTAGACCCCACCCATATCAGGTCATGGTGGGAAGAGGCGGCAAGGAAAGTGCCAAGATCTGAGAGTAGGCGGCTTAACGGGGTAGTAATCTATACCATTTGGAATATTTGGAAAGAGAGAAACAGAAGAATTTTCGACAACAAGATAGAAATTGTGCCGCAAGTAGCCGCAAGGATAAAGGAAGATTGCACTCGCTTATGTTTAGATGTTGTCCCCCCCCCCTGGGCCGTGCGTTTCCCTCCTTTACATGCTTGTGGGGGTTTGAAACCCTAATCTCGAGTGCCTTTGCTTGTACATAAACTTTCTTTCCCTATCTTAATTGAAAGACAGAGCTCTTGCCattgcgttcaaaaaaaaaagtcccTAACAGATGCCTATGATGAACTGGTAAACTACATTATCCTAtggtttttttaatttctttcttcttatttTAGCCTGGAATGTTATAAGTTATAATCACGTCTGGGTTGTTCTGTAGAAATGTTCTGTGCAGTAAAGTGTAACCCAGTATATATAGACAGTAAGATATGAGTCTTTACCACCAATTCAATATGACTACTGTGTCATGATTCTTCAAAAGAAAAGTGTATCCTGTCTAACAAACAAAAAATTGCAAAATCAAGTGCTcttgaagaaagaaaaaaactccGCAAATGCCAAACAGAACATTATTAGGGCATCACTCTCATGAGTACAATACAACAGATGCATGAAAATCATTGTTGCACCCCCACCTCCTCCAACTCCATGGATGCAGGAATTCGTCGGGCTGGTCCACGCCATCGGCGCGGTGGCGTCCATGCTGGGCGTACTCGTCTACCACAAGTGCCTCAAGGACTACCCGTTCCGGAGCATCCTCCTGTACGCGCAGCTGCTGTACGGCGTGTCGGGGCTCCTGGACCTCACCTTCGTGCTCCGGTGGAACCTGGCGCTGGGCGTCCCCGACGCGGCGTTCGTGACCCTGGAGGAGTGCGTGTCCCGCGTGGTGGGGCGCGTCAGGCTGATGCCGATGATGGTGCTGAGCACCAAGCTGTGCCCGCCGGGCATGGAGGGCACCTTCTTCGCGCTGCTCATGTGCATCGACAGCCTCGGCATGCTGGCGGCCAAGGCCGGCGGCGCGGCGCTGCTGCGCGCGCTGCGCGTGACCAGGACCGACTTCGGCCGCCTCTGGCTCGCCGTGCTGCTCAGGAACGTGCTCAGGCTCGCCACGCTGGGGGCCATCGGCCTCGTGCCCGCCGCGGGCCAGACTGACGTGCTGGTGCCTCGCGAGCTCGGCCTGGTGAGCTCGCCGGCGGGTGTGACCGTCGACGAGGAGGAAGAGAGGCTGCAGCTGGCGATGCTCACTTCACACGCTGACGATGTATAATAATGGTCTTTGTCGCTTCTTTTATAATCCGTAATTTTTAGCTCgtttttttcagtcagaacaatatttttctctcgcaacaaattagctggaacagtgtttcggcttattttttcagcgaagccaaCGAGAAAATGATTCACGATTCCACGTTGTCGTATACAGGAGTGATAGACCGATCCATTGAGCAGGAGTGCAAGAGCTGGAGCGAGGGCTCCCGGAAAATGTTTCTTCGTCGAGGATGATCTGAGCATCCTTACTTCCGCTCCTGAGTCCTCTAAAACATCACATACTGTAGCGCGTCCTCATCGAACCTCGACGGATCGACCTCGCACACGTGACACATGGAGTAGTGTTAGGGTACGGTGGACTTTCTCTCAAGTTGTTGGACCCGTGACACATGGAGGATTCCTTGGACTCGGAAGCAGTTTTCACAAGTTGTTGGCCCAATCACAGCCATTTTTTTGTTGTCCCCTCAAGAAACTTCTTAACGTCGAACAGCATGTAACATGTATCCTTTTCACTTTTTATTACTGTCTTTGATGAGAGGGAGCTTTGACCATTATTTTCTATTAGCATATATCCGTAGACCTATAATAAATTTCTATAAATTATTTTTCATGACAAATCAACACATAGTTTTCTTAAGTTTTTAAACTAAATATTTCAAAGTTAACGTTGGCCGAAGTGTTAAAAGTTTGCTAAGCCAAACATCGCATGTTTCTAGTGAGGGGGTCCAACAATGGGAAATTTCTTCTTattttatatactccctccgtcccacaaaGAATACAACTCTCACGTCCTGAGGAGTCAAACAATTCAACTTTAATCACTTCTAAATAAAAGGTACTAACAtgttttatataaaaaaagtatcattagatttattataaaatatatttttatagttctatttagagacataaatgttgACATTTTTCCTTATAAATAATTTAGgttaaatttgagaaagtttgactaaTCTCAAGCCTAAAATTGCAGATTTTTTTTTGGAACTACAACTGAACTCCCCGCACCACGCAAGTTCGATTCAAATTTTGTCTTCTTGTGATAGAacattttttttttcatctttGCCGAACCACTTTTCTTCTCAAGAACATTTTTTCTCTTTCGACGCAACAACTTTCCCTTCTCTCCATGAAACAAGTTTTCTTCCCAATGGACACAATCTTTTGATGTTCCATCGGTGAAACAAAAATCAACAAATAAGGAAACACTACTGCATACTTccgttagaagagaagaaaggtATGGATCTCATTACGTCTGTACTGTACAACAAGACGAGTTTCAGTCGCATATGCGACACAGCGACAGCCTCAATAACCGACCAATAGAGTGCAAGGCAACTAAATAAATGCAGGAAAAAAGCTAAGTAGCTTTACGAAAATCATTTATGGCTATGTTACATTCATGCAGTAGCTAGTTATTAAAAAAAGTAGAAAAAAGCTGAGGGTTTCAATTATACTTTGTCCGATTTCAAATGTAGTTTTAGGGTTCCTACTAAACAAAATTATTTTAACTTTAATTGTTGGTATATATAAATAATTGCATAAGTTGATATTCCCAAATTTATCATTAAAATTATTTTCATAATGCTTaatactctctccgttctaaattataagtcgctttgacttttttgatacgtAGAATTTGTTATGTATATAACATATATTATATTAAGATgaatagcaaaatagatgtacaaAAAAAGTCAAATCAACTTATAATTTTGAACAGAGGGAGTACCTTTATTTGAAATATCATAATTTCTATTGATATTGCTAGCTAAAGTCTCATTTTTGTAGATTGGGTTGGTGCCCTTAACAAATCATctttctgttctaaattataagacgttttgacttatCTAGTGTACTTTTAAGTATATAGCAAAaggtatgtatctagaaaaaccaaaacgtccTATATAATTTGGAATTAAGGGATACTACctcttatcccaagtataaatcTATCAACACGTTATGGTACTTTGACTTGCAATACACGAGGCATTTTATTATTTCCAGCATAAAAGGGGTTATATATTATGAAAGCAATTTTAATAACAAAAGGTATTCATAACAATGCATAtcatcacactaccaaagtttgACCAGTAAGAGTCCAATATGGATTTACATTCTGAATGCAGTATATATTCCAAGTGTATTCTTGTGTGCAATTTTTCTCTTCTAATGAAACCCTTATGCATCTTTCATGGACAGGCAGCTCAAATGGAAACCGAAAAAGAATttgtgttttttaaaaaaaaaactcgagaGCTTTATTAAATCACACTAGGATTACAATCACTGGTTGCCAACTCGTTTGCAGTTCATAATGAAAAGGGTTATATTTACGAAAGGATTTTTCATAATGAATGTATTCATGACAAGGCATATCATGACGCTATCAAAGTTTGGCCAGCAAGAGTCCAGTACGGATTTACATTCTGAATGCAGTATATATTTCAAGAGATATCCTCGTATGCAGTTCTTCTTTTTTATTAATGAAACTATTATGCATCTTCCATGGACAGGCAGCCCAAACGAAAACAGGAAAAGAATTCGCTAACTGAAGACCATCCCTTGCCGCCGGTGCTTCCATAGTGAGTACATCTCGGACATGTTCATGCCTCCTTACCTCTGCCGCCACGATTTCACCATTGTTATCTCTGATCACACAACCACTTACCCCGGAGCTGGACGATGCATGGGAGGCGGCATCTGTGTTTACCTTCGCCCAGCCCTGTGCCGGTGTTGCCCAGGAGCTTTTGGTGCCGGTCTCACCACAATTTGCGTTGTGGATCAGAAGAATGGCTACATGCTAGGTGGATCGGAGCCATTTATGATGATCAGAACGAGATCCAGCGGGTTGGATCATTTTGGAATTTGAGACCGGTCTTGCAGAGTCCCAGTGTCATGTCATGTGCGAGTTGCATTACCGCTACAACCAAGTAGAGCAGACAGATCTAGCGATCAATCCCATCCCAATCCCCCCATTACTCCGCCAGTTGCAACTTCACATGGCGACCAGAGTACTAGACCTGACTCCCGAGCATCACATGCGTGCGATCGAGAGGTCGTCTCGCTCGCCACGCACTGTTCCATTTGTTGCTTGTTCCGAACCCCAATTTACGCGCGTATCAATCCTACTCCAAGTACTGCAGTGCAACGCGGACGGCCTGTGGCggggtcgtcttcctcctcttggCATCTTCTTCTCGGCCGTGCTACAGTGTGCGCCGGACAAGGCAAGGCTGCGTCGCTGACCCCCCGGCCCTGCCGCAGACATTAATGTCTTACGCCCGGTTTTCAATGCGTCCACCCACGCCCTCTGATGACTAAACTCCGATCCCCGCCTCTTTTTCCTCACCACGAGATactcctccatcctccatggccACTGCTAGAGTACGTTGGTAGTAGTAATAAAGAAAACGTGTCAGCAGCGAGGGTCCGGCCGGCCGGCTCCACCagctcagagagagagagagatgagatgagatgagatgagagAGAGAAGGGCCGGGGCCGGGgagcgtgtgcgtgtgcgtgtgcgtgtgtgtgcgcgCTGCGCTGCGCTGTGAGCACTGTCGGGTGCTGCGGCCAAGCAAGAGGACATGCATGTGAAGCCCCCAATAATTCCTCTCCTCACCCACACCACAGCGAGTACACCACCGCACCCCACACCCCACCCCCGACCCGACGGCCAGCCGCCAGCTGCTGCGCCTTTGTTCCCATGCGCCGCAACAAGCCTACCTCACCTCTCACTTGCTCACGCCACCAAGAATCTTTccccccttcctcctcctcctggcctctctcctctcctcttctccctcctgTGAGTGAGCTGGAGAGGAGCTAGCCGAGCGAGTGATGGCATGGGGAGCTTGCACTGCTGCGGCAGCTgctctcctgctcctcctcctcctcctcctcgcagcagcagcagcagcaggtggtaATGGCGGCGTGCATTGCCTTCACCTTGAGGAGGGGGGGAGGCCGAGGCACCTCCTGAGCAGGAGAGCCTTGCAGGGGAGGCAGAGGCACCACCACCTGAGGTCAAGTAAGTTCTTTCTTTCCCTCATGATCCGTTCTGTCTCCCTGCCCCGGCCGTTTCTTGGTTTCTCCGGTGTTCTTGGATGGAAGAAGAGGAATCAATGGCCGACTTGGGGTTGGGGCCTTGTGGGGACACCAGAAAAGGAGCTATTTCGCTGGTCGGTTTGTAGGGCGATAACGCCGACTGGCGCTGGTTTGGCGTGAGATAAGTACTGGCTGAAATTAACGAGCGAATACGTTAACAGGCTAAAGAACGATTCAGCCCGTCCGTCCCAATGCACATGCTTCTGCCAGCAGCAATGGCCATCTGCCTCTGTTCATAATCATAGATTATTTTCTGTTCTTGGTGAAGCGTTGCCGACTCCGTTCACTTCATGGAATGGAAATGGTGGGACTGCACGAGGAATGGCAATGTGATTTCCATGGTGTTTTTTCAGTTTTCGGGGTCAGGGCTCTGCTGCCAGTGCCAGAAGTAGCACGTCCCAAGTACGGGTGGATTACATAAACAACTATAAGAATAGTAAATTACTAAATTTCCATGTGGTAGGTGGTGGTGACACCGTCACAGATTTTTCAGCTGCTCTGCTCAAGTGtagtgagagtgagagagagagagagagagaggcgtccGTCCCACTCCCTCCCATGACTTCATCTCATCTCACGGTTGTCGGTTTTGTTTGCGATGTTCAGGAGCCGTGGGTGGCGCCTCGGTGCTCGAGCTGAGGCACCACAGCTTCAGCTCCGCGCCGGCCAGTAGCAGGAAGGAGGAGGTGGACGGCCTCCTGTCCACCGACGCCGCGCGCGTCTCGTCGCTGCAACGGCGCATCGACAAGTACAACAGGCTGATCACCACCTCGtcgaccgcggcggcggcggcggcggtgaccgCGTCCAAGGCGCAGGTGCCCGTCACCTCGGGCGCGAAGCTCCGGACGCTCAACTACGTGGCCACCGTCGGGCTGGGCGGCGGCGAGGCCACGGTGATCGTGGACACGGCCAGCGAGCTGACCTGGGTGCAGTGCGCGCCGTGCGAGTCGTGCCACGACCAGCAGGGCCCGCTCTTCGACCCGTCCTCGTCGCCGTCCTACGCCGCGGTGCCGTGCAACTCCTCCTCCTGCGACGCGCTGCAGCTGGCCACGGGCGGCATGTCGGGCGCCGCGGCGTGCGGCGGCGCCGACGGCGGCCAGGACCAGCAGCAGCCGGCGGCGGCTTGCAGCTACACGCTCAGCTACCGCGACGGCTCCTACTCCCGCGGCGTCCTGGCGCACGACAGGCTGAGCCTGGCCGGGGAGGTCATCGACGGCTTCGTGTTCGGCTGCGGCACCAGCAACCAGGGCCCGCCGTTCGGCGGCACGTCTGGCCTCATGGGGCTCGGCCAGAGCCAGCTCTCGCTCGTCTCCCAGACCATGGACCAGTTCGGCGGCGTCTTCTCCTACTGCCTCCCGCTCAAGGAGTCCGACTCGTCGGGCTCGCTGGTCCTCGGCGACGACTCGTCGGTGTACCGGAACTCGACCCCGATCGTGTACACCTCGATGGTGTCCGACCCACTCCAAGGTCCCTTCTACTTCGTGAACCTGACAGGGATCACGGTCGGCGGTCAGGAGGTGGAATCCTCAGGCTtctcggccggcggcggcggcggcagcaaggCTATCATCGACTCCGGCACCGTGATCACCAGCCTCGTGCCGTCGATCTACAACGCTGTCAAGGCCGAGTTCCTGAGCCAGCTCGCGGAGTACCCGCAGGCTCCAGGGTTCTCCATCCTCGACACCTGCTTCAACATGACCGGGCTCAGAGAGGTCCAGGTGCCCAGCCTGAAGCTCGTGTTCGACGGCggagtggaggtggaggtggactctGGCGGCGTGCTCTACTTCGTCAGCAGCGACTCCTCCCAGGTGTGCCTGGCCATGGCCTCCCTGAAATCCGAGTACGAGACCTCCATCATCGGCAACTACCAGCAGAAGAACCTGAGGGTCATCTTTGACACCTCGGGGTCTCAGGTTGGTTTTGCACAGGAGACGTGTGGTTATATTTGACTTGACTGGGTGGGATGGGATGCATGGGGTAGCAGCCATGGGCTATATATGTGAATATCTTTATACTTGCAGATTTGTTTCTGAGATTACCTCTGGTGATTGGCAAATGGTAATACAGTGTTTAGTTGTTGGCACATGAACAAGCACTCACGGTGGTTGTTTTTTCTGTCTTCCTAGCTATTTCTCTGGGCTTCATCCGAGATCAATTTGCATTGCAGGGAACCAGTGGAATTATGCGTTTATTTTTATCTGATCTGTAGACAATACCAATACGGTTGAGCAATTGGGCACTGAACCCTGCCGCAGAACGTCCATGCAACCTGCTGCCACTGCTAGTGCCACAAAAGAGATTAGTGAAACAGATAGAAATTATGAGAATTCCAATTTCGCTGTTTTTATGAATTATAAGTGTACAAGGCACGTCGACGGCCACATGAGAGATGGATGCGGTCTTATAAAGTTTTCTCATCACGACTGAAAAGGGAGATCAGGTGGTCATGCTGGTCCTTTAGTGACCAGAATTCAGACGTCGATCGAGTGCCGAGGGCCTCCACGGCCTTTCCATTTGAAGACACCCGCAAGAAAACAGCACAGGGAATATATACAAGCAGGAGGAATGTGTTGGTACAGAATACAGATCATGTCATGTCACACGATGGTTATCATCGGTACGGCAAAATAAGATAAGAAAATCTAGTGTCACCACGGTGAATCTTCcggggttcaaaatttcggcgaaatttcgcgaaattcggtaatttcggtggtggccgaaagaaaaatctgaaattttgtaatacactaatacatgtgttatataactttagactcaattttttattgtttatattgcatatttttgtattcaatagatgtgtagtcataaatcatactaacatttgtttagatttaaatgtgtttttagaaaaagcatacttcatgtgctagACTCTAAAAAAATTTCACCGAAATTTCGGCCGAATTTTGTGAAATTCGGTAGTTTTGGTGGTGgccgaaatttttgcaataccgaaACTGAAAACCCTGGAATCTTCAATCTCAATCCACTACCCCCTGCCAATCGGAGTACGAACAATACTGAATATTACCAGTCATAGAAAATACCTCGGTCAGGCCGGTCTCAGCCTACTTCCCGGTCTCAACAGTATACGTACATTTTAACTGGAACTAAAACAGACGCACAATCCGTGAGGGCCCGTTCGTTAGGCCAGGAAAAGAGTCAGGAA belongs to Miscanthus floridulus cultivar M001 chromosome 4, ASM1932011v1, whole genome shotgun sequence and includes:
- the LOC136548681 gene encoding probable folate-biopterin transporter 6 is translated as MQEFVGLVHAIGAVASMLGVLVYHKCLKDYPFRSILLYAQLLYGVSGLLDLTFVLRWNLALGVPDAAFVTLEECVSRVVGRVRLMPMMVLSTKLCPPGMEGTFFALLMCIDSLGMLAAKAGGAALLRALRVTRTDFGRLWLAVLLRNVLRLATLGAIGLVPAAGQTDVLVPRELGLVSSPAGVTVDEEEERLQLAMLTSHADDV
- the LOC136551809 gene encoding aspartyl protease family protein At5g10770-like gives rise to the protein MAWGACTAAAAALLLLLLLLLAAAAAAGGNGGVHCLHLEEGGRPRHLLSRRALQGRQRHHHLRSRAVGGASVLELRHHSFSSAPASSRKEEVDGLLSTDAARVSSLQRRIDKYNRLITTSSTAAAAAAVTASKAQVPVTSGAKLRTLNYVATVGLGGGEATVIVDTASELTWVQCAPCESCHDQQGPLFDPSSSPSYAAVPCNSSSCDALQLATGGMSGAAACGGADGGQDQQQPAAACSYTLSYRDGSYSRGVLAHDRLSLAGEVIDGFVFGCGTSNQGPPFGGTSGLMGLGQSQLSLVSQTMDQFGGVFSYCLPLKESDSSGSLVLGDDSSVYRNSTPIVYTSMVSDPLQGPFYFVNLTGITVGGQEVESSGFSAGGGGGSKAIIDSGTVITSLVPSIYNAVKAEFLSQLAEYPQAPGFSILDTCFNMTGLREVQVPSLKLVFDGGVEVEVDSGGVLYFVSSDSSQVCLAMASLKSEYETSIIGNYQQKNLRVIFDTSGSQVGFAQETCGYI